In the Helicobacter typhlonius genome, one interval contains:
- a CDS encoding type I glyceraldehyde-3-phosphate dehydrogenase yields MINIAINGFGRIGRSVARAVLTREDTKDLRIVAINDVCDWEILSYLLEHDSTHGILPNAPTFLNNALHFSHNALPPIATLNYKDSQNLDFAALGADIVLESSGVFLDSQSLTHHCQKGVKKVILCASPQDSMPIFAKGVNEANYKGERIFSNASCTANALAPLCKVIEREFGIESASFCITHSYTNEQSLLDSVYPNDKRRSRAAAQNIIPTHTGATATLTRLLPALQGKVGGHSVRVPVSNVLLLDITLIFSSHTDIDTLNACIINASKGEMKDIIGIDSKSGVSSDFVGNPHSVVFAPDLSYIVNGNMARIMAWCDNEWGYANRVLDMVKICANA; encoded by the coding sequence ATGATAAACATTGCTATTAATGGCTTTGGGCGCATCGGGAGGAGCGTTGCGCGCGCGGTTTTAACGCGTGAGGACACAAAAGATTTGCGCATTGTTGCTATTAATGATGTGTGTGATTGGGAGATTTTGAGCTATTTGCTTGAGCACGATAGCACACACGGTATTTTGCCAAATGCGCCTACTTTTTTAAATAATGCCTTGCATTTTAGCCATAATGCCTTGCCTCCTATTGCTACGCTCAATTACAAAGATTCACAGAATCTCGACTTTGCCGCGCTTGGCGCGGATATTGTTTTAGAATCTAGCGGCGTATTTTTAGATTCACAATCGCTCACACATCACTGCCAAAAGGGCGTGAAAAAGGTCATTTTATGCGCTTCGCCTCAAGATTCTATGCCTATTTTTGCTAAAGGTGTAAATGAGGCAAACTACAAGGGGGAGCGCATTTTTTCAAATGCCTCTTGCACCGCAAATGCCCTTGCACCGCTTTGCAAGGTGATTGAGCGTGAATTTGGCATTGAGAGCGCGAGTTTTTGTATCACGCATAGTTACACAAACGAGCAGTCTTTGCTTGATAGTGTGTATCCAAATGATAAGAGACGTTCCCGCGCAGCGGCACAAAATATTATTCCCACGCACACAGGAGCGACAGCCACACTCACGCGTTTGCTTCCTGCGCTGCAAGGCAAAGTTGGCGGACATAGTGTGCGTGTGCCCGTATCTAATGTGCTTTTACTCGATATAACACTTATATTTTCCTCACACACGGATATAGATACATTGAATGCGTGTATTATCAATGCAAGTAAGGGGGAGATGAAGGATATTATCGGTATAGATTCTAAAAGTGGCGTGAGTAGCGATTTTGTGGGTAATCCTCATAGTGTCGTCTTTGCACCGGATTTAAGTTATATTGTCAATGGCAATATGGCGCGCATTATGGCGTGGTGTGATAATGAATGGGGCTATGCAAATCGTGTGCTTGATATGGTAAAAATATGCGCTAATGCGTGA